A section of the Branchiostoma lanceolatum isolate klBraLanc5 chromosome 19, klBraLanc5.hap2, whole genome shotgun sequence genome encodes:
- the LOC136425729 gene encoding multiple epidermal growth factor-like domains protein 11: protein MSRGVLLTLVTSAFLAVVADDVTNPRLNPDADHVCSRRIRSFSRQLIGRQEPYVTISDGNCGIPAFCPPIITTTYIRTYRMVTVPEVKTELFCCEGYRQVDDLCEPICYPHCNEPDTCKATNTCCSDTVPLSDQCAAININTTCYHGGYHSVGYRICHCPTAGYLGDRCQDECPLGEFGNGCLQTCLCQENSDCLHTNGMCSCARGYMGKTCSERVCKDGFYTNNENSPNCFPCKCNASNMINCASWEGACHCKPGWTGDTCDEICPLGFYGADCLSVCKCNATQECNHTDGTCTCIPGHQDDRSCTVCPDGKYGDNCEGTCDCINGGTCSKYDGMCICPPGYTGDRCELMCPAGTFGQSCLQSCNCTNATTCQPIDGTCFCSPGTTGDNCESTCQNMTYGFSCQNQCNCGEHATGCDVRTGQCLCEDGWFGVRCNNSCENGTSYGPTCNQTCDCQRGSCHPVTGACQCEVGFSGPNCDVCLDKKYGPDCGNTCEYCGDHSCDTRDGQCNCPLGFTGPTCGQRCQSGYYGDHCRKKCACKNNSPCHHETGECICHAPYKGSNCSEECPAGTYGSDCEFKCSCVNGGKCGYHGMCDCADGWTGHHCTERCPPGYFGRNCMLPCSCAHNSTCNPEHGVCNCTEGWTGDSCEDDVDECRPNNTNSCHENAVCSNTEGSYTCSCKSGYIGDGFFCTEKGSDGAFYKNLEGMKLRVGQTAHFRCQYRNLGRSLLFWRKGADNNLFVDSLSLPSKATQRLWAKMHDGDYHLYIYNVTKADEGNYSCVIEGTPEKISTAELTVASCRSNFYGPTCDKQCDCSGRGDCDSDTGVCTCPSGWTGQRCESDIDECVPNAPFCSHDAYCENRPGSYQCTCNDGYSGDGKTCKVCPYGHFGKNCGGQCTGCTEGEFCDNRLGCISCENHNDPHCVPIIHKPASNNNGKIIIAVLVCLVVLVLLVVGGVFAWRRRDKIRKWRRLPSVIFDPTRPDYDVSTESSFMGAPFYKSASLFKKARTPKGNGSAGEAADKEMVVLGQGASDGTDPKTQLIVLEKEDGDMEDELEPMHLPEDQGRARASSKPTSL from the exons ATGTCCAGGGGTGTTCTCCTGACTTTGGTGACGTCAGCATTCCTTGCTGTCGTGGCAGATGACGTCACAAACCCGAGACTAAACCCGGACGCAGACCATGTCTGTAGCCGGAGAATCAG GAGTTTCTCTCGGCAGCTGATTGGTAGACAAGAACCCTACGTCACCATATCAGATGGGAATTGTGGGATACCCGCTTTCTGTCCGCCAATAATAAC CACTACATACATACGGACATACAGAATGGTGACCGTGCCAGAGGTGAAAACGGAGCTGTTCTGCTGTGAAGGTTACAGACAAGTCGATGACCTTTGCGAAC CCATTTGTTACCCACATTGTAACGAACCGGATACATGCAAGGCGACCAACACATGTTGTAGTGATACTGTTCCACTCAGCGACCAATGCGCTGCTATCAACATCA ATACGACCTGCTATCATGGCGGATATCATAGCGTTGGATACAGAATATGCCATTGCCCGACAGCTGGATATCTGGGCGACAG ATGTCAGGACGAGTGTCCACTTGGCGAGTTTGGAAATGGCTGTCTCCAGACTTGTCTATGCCAAGAGAATAGTGACTGTTTGCATACAAACGGGATGTGTAG TTGCGCTCGAGGATACATGGGCAAAACGTGCTCGGAACGAG tttgcaaAGACGGCTTTTACACCAACAATGAGAATTCTCCCAACTGTTTCCCCTGCAAGTGTAACGCTTCAAATATGATCAA TTGTGCGTCGTGGGAGGGTGCGTGTCACTGTAAACCCGGGTGGACGGGCGACACCTGTGACGAGATCTGCCCCCTGGGTTTCTATGGAGCCGACTGTCTATCAGTCTGTAAATGTAACGCCACGCAGGAATGTAACCACACGGACGGCACCTGCACGTGTATTCCAGGGCATCAGGATGACAGGAG CTGTACCGTGTGTCCTGATGGAAAGTACGGAGATAACTGCGAGGGGACCTGCGACTGTATAAATGGCGGCACCTGCTCCAAGTACGACGGAATGTGCATCTGTCCCCCAG GGTACACTGGTGACCGGTGTGAGCTGATGTGTCCTGCGGGGACGTTCGGCCAGAGCTGCCTGCAGTCCTGCAACTGTACCAACGCCACGACCTGTCAGCCCATCGACGGGACCTGCTTCTGTTCCCCAGGTACCACCGGGGATAACTGCGAGTCGACCTGCCAG AACATGACTTACGGGTTCAGCTGTCAGAACCAGTGCAACTGTGGCGAGCACGCTACTGGCTGTGACGTGAGGACGGGACAGTGTCTATGTGAGGACGGCTGGTTTG GTGTGCGGTGTAACAATTCCTGTGAGAATGGTACGTCTTACGGACCAACCTGTAACCAGACGTGCGACTGTCAGCGCGGCTCATGCCACCCAGTCACCGGGGCGTGTCAGTGCGAGGTGGGGTTCTCTGGCCCAAACTGTGACG TTTGCCTGGACAAGAAGTATGGTCCTGACTGTGGCAACACCTGTGAATACTGTGGGGACCACAGCTGTGACACCAGGGATGGGCAATGTAACTGTCCTCTTGGTTTTACTGGACCCACCTGTGGACAAC GTTGCCAGTCTGGTTACTATGGAGACCATTGCCGGAAGAAGTGCGCATGCAAGAACAATTCTCCATGTCATCACGAGACCGGCGAATGTATTTGCCACGCACCGTACAAAGGTTCCAATTGTTCGGAAG AATGCCCCGCGGGGACGTACGGATCAGACTGTGAGTTCAAGTGCTCCTGTGTGAACGGAGGCAAGTGCGGGTACCACGGCATGTGCGACTGCGCAGACGGATGGACAGGGCACCACTGTACCGAGA GATGTCCCCCTGGCTACTTTGGCCGGAACTGCATGTTGCCCTGCAGCTGCGCACATAACTCCACCTGCAACCCTGAACATGGCGTCTGCAACTGCACAGAAGGTTGGACAGGAGACAGTTGTGAGGACG ACGTTGACGAATGTCGACCGAATAATACAAACAGCTGCCACGAAAACGCGGTGTGCTCCAACACGGAGGGTTCCTACACCTGTTCGTGCAAGTCTGGATACATCGGAGACGGTTTCTTCTGTACTG AAAAGGGAAGTGACGGAGCCTTCTATAAGAATCTCGAAGGTATGAAACTCCGAGTGGGCCAGACAGCCCACTTCAGGTGCCAGTACAGGAACCTGGGACGGAGCCTTCTCTTCTGGAGGAAGGGCGCCGACAATAACCTCTTCGTCGACAGTCTTTCGCTTCCTAGTAAGGCCACCCAGCGGTTGTGGGCGAAAATGCACGACGGAGACTACCACCTCTACATCTACAACGTGACGAAGGCTGACGAGGGCAACTATAGCTGCGTCATAGAAGGAACCCCGGAGAAAATATCAACTGCAGAGCTCACAGTAGCAA GTTGTCGAAGCAACTTTTACGGTCCGACGTGCGACAAACAGTGCGACTGTAGCGGACGGGGTGACTGTGACAGCGACACGGGAGTGTGCACCTGTCCGTCGGGATGGACAGGACAACGCTGTGAATCAG atattgacgagtgtgTGCCGAATGCGCCATTCTGCAGCCACGATGCCTATTGTGAAAATCGTCCAGGCAGTTACCAATGTACCTGCAACGACGGATACTCCGGCGACGGAAAAACATGCAAAG TGTGTCCATATGGGCATTTCGGGAAGAACTGCGGAGGCCAGTGCACAGGCTGTACAGAGGGCGAGTTTTGTGACAACCGCCTGGGCTGCATTTCCTGTGAGAACCACAACGACCCACACTGTG TTCCGATTATACACAAGCCAGCATCCAACAACAACGGGAAAATCATCATAG CGGTCCTGGTGTGTTTGGTGGTGCTGGTTCTTTTGGTTGTCGGCGGTGTCTTCGCATGGAGGCGGCGGGACAAGATCCGGAAATGGCGACGACTTCCGTCAGTCAT ATTTGATCCGACAAGGCCTGACTACGATGTTT CTACTGAGTCGTCCTTCATGGGGGCTCCCTTCTACAAGTCGGCCTCGCTGTTCAAGAAGGCCCGCACGCCGAAGGGGAACGGGTCGGCCGGGGAGGCGGCCGACAAGGAGATGGTGGTGCTGGGGCAGGGCGCATCAGACGGCACCGACCCGAAGACTCAGCTCATCGTGCTGGAGAAGGAAGATGGCGACATGGAGGACGAGTTGGAGCCCATGCACCTGCCGGAGGATCaaggtcgcgctagagcgtcATCCAAACCTACGTCATTATGA
- the LOC136426011 gene encoding alpha-2,8-sialyltransferase 8B-like, producing the protein MAEFDLPRSWFLIVVTWLVMMTGSYWLGVYTVNYGLDDRRIRHGRSVSLVQKVQGGPIEKSAESPPQRKQMMKVVPPPDGPWHGDNDWRNKHFKTADDIRKYINTVFKLDRDIVSFSNFEHDTEKCHKHGEPYTECRGDTPVVRQKSCAIVGSSGIVRNSGCGSEIDQHDFVLRFNFAPLEEFKDDVGTKVDLVVLGTYKLHIYTNSFAPDAEDKKKKEALSVKVQEKDEILTRLRQFNNTIIFYPKPLYDLELGVASGPSLRLEDLLQILDDHQLRATMTYNLVTLKDLTVEMLQKLYPDAEAPSVGVIAYLLALTFCDQLDLYGFYPLDFDPWNRTVRFHYHDDPLPGHGLFPKPHHYNTEYEFMRELDAKGVLTYHIDKCI; encoded by the exons ATGGCGGAATTTGACCTCCCCCGTAGCTGGTTTCTGATAGTTGTGACGTGGTTGGTGATGATGACTGGAAGCTACTGGCTAGGAGTCTACACTGTCAACTATGG ACTTGATGACCGTAGAATAAGACACGGAAGAAGTGTAAGTCTGGTGCAGAAAGTTCAGGGCGGACCAATCGAGAAATCAGCCGAATCACCACCACAGCGTAAACAGATGATGAAAGTAGTCCCGCCTCCGGACGGGCCGTGGCACGGAGACAACGATTGGAGaaacaaacacttcaagacGGCAGATGATATCAG aaaaTACATAAACACGGTCTTCAAACTCGACCGGGACATAGTCTCCTTTTCCAACTTCGAACACGACACAGAAAAATGCCACAAACACGGAGAACCGTACACGGAATGTCGGGGAGACACTCCTGTCGTGCGACAGAAGTCGTGCGCGATCGTGGGGAGTAGCGGCATCGTTCGGAACAGCGGCTGCGGTAGCGAGATCGACCAACACGACTTCGTCCTGCGGTTCAACTTCGCGCCGCTAGAGGAGTTCAAGGATGACGTCGGTACGAAGGTCGATCTTGTAGTTCTCGGCACCTACAAACTGCACATATACACCAACAGTTTCGCTCCAGACGCTgaagacaagaagaagaaagaagcgCTGAGCGTCAAAGTACAAGAAAAGGACGAGATCCTGACAAGACTCAGACAGTTTAACAACACCATCATATTCTACCCTAAGCCGCTGTATGATCTAGAGCTGGGCGTGGCTAGTGGACCGAGTCTGAGACTAGAAGACCTGCTGCAGATATTAGATGATCACCAACTCCGAGCCACGATGACTTACAACCTGGTCACACTCAAGGACCTAACAGTGGA GATGCTCCAGAAGCTATACCCTGACGCAGAAGCGCCCTCTGTCGGCGTGATCGCGTACCTCCTGGCCTTGACGTTCTGTGACCAGCTGGACCTGTACGGCTTCTACCCGCTGGACTTCGACCCGTGGAACCGCACCGTCCGCTTCCACTACCACGACGACCCCCTGCCAGGACATGGACTCTTCCCCAAACCGCATCACTACAATACTGAGTACGAATTCATGCGCGAACTAGACGCAAAAGGCGTGCTAACGTATCATATTGACAAGTGTATATAG